DNA from Palaemon carinicauda isolate YSFRI2023 chromosome 26, ASM3689809v2, whole genome shotgun sequence:
tgctacgaggtttattccgccctttcgtggtagagcccccagccgtggaagctcccgtccagactcttccaggagcaagtctaggaaaggttccaaggcttctaaaggcaaaactgactctcctcctctccagacagcagtaggcgccagactcaagatcttctggcaagcctgggaaaagagaggtgcagacgcccagtctatcagttggctgagggagggttacaggataccattctgccgcaaaccccctctgaccacatctcccatcaacctctctcccaactacaaggaaaaggacaagaggctagcgttgcaccaggaggtgtcgctcctgttacagaagaaggcagtggttatagtccgggaccatcaatccccgggcttctacaaccgtctctttctggtggccaagaagacaggaggttggagaccggtgctggacgtcagcgcgctcaatgcttatgtcaccaagcagacgttcacgatggagacgacgaagtcggtcctagcagcggtcaggcaggaggactagatggtctcgttggacctgaaagatgcttactttcacgttcctattcatccagactcccaacctttcctgagattcgtttttggaaaggttgtctaccaattccaagccctgtgttttggcctaagcacagctcctatggtgtttacgcatctgatgaggaatatagcaaaattcctccacttatcggacatcagagcctccctttatttagacgactggctgttgagagcctccacgagtcgtcgctgtctggagagtctcaactggactttggacttgatcaaagaactgggtctgttagtcaatctagaaaagtcccagctcattccctcccaatccattgtgtacctgggaatggagattcggagtcaggattttcgggcttttccatcggccccaaggataagccaagccctagattgcatcctgagcatgctgaagaggagcagttgctcggtgagacagtggatgagtctcgcagggaccctttcatcgttggccctgttcgtcgagctagggagactccacctccgccctcttcaattccatctagcagctcattgggacaagggtttgactctcgaagcagtctctatcccagtcaccaaagagatgaagaccactctcttgtggtggaagaccaatctccttctcagggagggcctatcgttggcgattcagacccccaatcttcatctcttctcggatgcatcggactcgggctggggcgcgaccttgaacggacgggagtgctcgggaacgtggaaagaggaacaggaaacgctccacatcaactgcaaggagctactagcagttcatttagccctattgaacttcaagtccctcctgctaggcaaggtggtggaggtgaactccgacaacaccacagccttggcttacatctccaagcaaggagggacccattcgaggagcctatacgagatagcaagggacctcctcatttggtcaagaagtctaaacctcaccctagttacgaggttcattcagggcaacatgaacgtctcagcagatcgcctaagcagaagggatcaggtcatccccacggaatggaccctccacaagagcgtgtgcaacagactttggaccttgtggggtcagccgacaatagatctgtttgccacctccatgaccaagagacttcctttgtactgttccccagttccagacccagcagcagttcatgtggatgcttttctgctgaactggtcccatctcgacctttacgcattcccaccgttcaagatcataaacaaagtccttcagaagttcatctcgcacgaagggacacggctgacgctggttgctcccctttggcctgcaagagaatggttcagaggtactacaatggctggtcgacatccccaggactctccctctaagagtggaccttctacgtcaacctcgcgtagacaggttgcacccaaacctccacgctcttcggctgactgccttcagactgtcgaaagattcgctagagctagaggcttttcgaaggaggcagccagtgcgattgccagagcaaggagggtatccactcgtagagtctaccaatccaagtgggaagtcttccggagctggtgtagagccaatgcagtttcctctaccaatacctctgtgacccaaatagctgacttcctattacatcttaggaatgagagatccctttcagctcctacgattaaagggtacaggagtatgttggcttcagttctccgccacagaggtttggacctttcttccaacaaggaccttcaagacatccttaagtctttcgagactactaaagaacgtcgtttacccactccaggctggaatctagacgtagtcttaaggttccttatgtcacctaggttcgaacctctccagtcagcttccttcaaggaccttaccctcaagacactttttctcgtctgccttgcaacagctaaaagagtcagtgaggttcatgccttcagcaagaacattgggttcacatccgaatctgcaacatgttctttacagctcggattcttagctaagaatgaacttccttcacgtccttggcctagatcgtttgaaattcctagcctctccaacatggtaggtaacgagctagaaagagttctttgccctgtcagagctctgaaattttatcttaataggtcaaaacctattcgaggacagtcagaagccttatggtgtgcaatcaagaaaccttcgaggcccatgtccaaaaacggagtttcgtattatataaggcttctgattagagaagccaattctcacttgaaggaggaagaccttgctttgctgaaggtaaggacccacgaagtgagagccgtagctacttcgatggcctttaataaaaaccgttctctgcagagcataatggatgcgacctattggaggagcaagtcagtgtttgcatcattttatcttaaagatgtccagtctctttacgagaactgctacaccctgggaccattcatagcagcgagtgcagtagtaggtgagggctcagccactacattcccttaatcccataaccttttttaacctttctcttgaatgcttttattgttgtttttatggttgttacggtaggctaagaagccttccgcatccttttgatttggcgggtggtcaattcattcttgagaagcgcctgggttagaggttgtgtagaggtcctttagtaggggttgcagccctatatactttagcaccttagagttgattcagcctcctaagaggaacgctgcgctcggTAAGGAAGActaacttaaaaaaggcagagtaacggttcaagtcgacttccttaccaggtacttattatttcattgttattttgagataactgattatatgaaatacgggatacttggctatcctttaatcttgtacactggttttcacccacccccctgggtgtgaatcagctacatgattatcgggtaagtttaatattgaaaaatgttatttttattagtaaaataaatttttgaatatacttacccgataatcatgatttaattgaccctcccttcctccccatagagaaccagtggaccgaggaaaaattgaggaggtgtcaacaagtactgtagtacctggccacaggtggcgctggtgagtacacccccttctagtattgtgatagctggcgtatccctcccgtagaattctgtcgggcaacggagttgacagctacatgattatcgggtaagtatattcaaaaatttattttactaataaaaataacatttttagactAGATCGGGAAACAACAAAATGCAGAGTTGTTTTCCTGTCCAATGTTTGTGAACCTAGCAGGTCCAGTGTGATGACGGTCAATCATAATCAGGCTATGTATGCTGGCCCATCACTCAATCAAAAGATAACGTCTGCAATGCTTCATTTGAGATTTGGATCTAAATTACTCATCTTCGATATTAAGAAAGCATTCAATCAAATAGCACTCAGTGAGCTTGATCAGCAGAAGTTACTCTTTTTGTGGTATAAGAATGTTAAGAAAGGGGATTTCTCTATAGTTGCCTACAAAAATGTTCGTCTTCCTTTTGGACTTCGATGCAGTCCTACAATTTTGATGttagctcttttcaaaattttagtaCTGGATAGCAAGAATGATAATCCTAGACTAAGAAATGCAAAATGGATAATGTATCAGCTCTtctatatggataatggtggaTTTACTTGTGAATCATCTGAAACCTTGAATTGGATACATGAGATTTTACAGGGTATTTTTGATCCTTACAAATTTGAACTACAGCAGATGTTTTCTAATGATTCTACACTACAAGATAAAATTGATGGAGAAAATATGCAATCGGATGTAGGATGCAAGAAATCTGAGATGGAGGTGAAATTACTTGGGATGATCTGGAATCGAGGGAGTGATACAATTTCAACCAGGAAATTGTGCCTTGATGAAAAGGCTAATACAAAGAGGGAAATTTTGCGATCCATTGCATCTAATTATGATGTTTTCAACATAAATGGTCCTCTTCTTAACAGAGCTAGACTTTTTATGCAGGACTTGCAATGTGAGAGGACGCTTGGATGGGATACACAACTTAGAGACTTTCAAcaaaaggaatggaaaaatattgcaaaCCAAGTAAATTCTGCTCCTGTTTTTGAGCTTCAGAGATGTGTTGGTGAAAGGACAGATGAATATAAACTTGAGGCTTATGTTGATGCTAGCAAAAGAGTTTATGGAGTTGttgtatatttatgcaatataagaAGTGGTGAAAGAAGCTTTGTATTAGCGAAAAACAGACTCATTGGATCCAAATTGCATGAAAAGTCCATTCCTTCACTCGAATTACAGGCTATATGTTTGGGTACAGAGGTTTTGTTGGATACCTATAATGAACTGAGTGGCACACACTGCCTGGTGCCCATCAAAATAGTTGACTTGGGGCTATTCTCAGATAGTTTTGTTGCCCTGTCGTGGCTTAAGTCATTTTCTCATAGGTTTGATAAAATGCAGAAAAGGTCAGTGTTCGTAATGAACAAACTGAATCATATAATAAAGCTATGTGAGGGGAGAAGTGTTGGATTCTCCTTCGTGAGTGGAATGGACAACCCAGCCGACAAAATTACACGATGTCTGTCATTCAGAAGCTTAATGAAGTCTAATTACCATAAGGGTCCCAATATACGTGATCTCGATCAAGCTAGTAGAAGTGACATTTTAGGTTTCAAGGTACCAATGGTCGAGAATTTAGAACCCATTGAGGCATATACTGCATCAACCCGTATAAAAGAAAGCCAAACTGTAAAACTAGAGCACTTAATACCTctagatagatattcaaatatgaatACGTTGATATCTATACATGCGAAAGTTCTGGAATGCTGGGATCGATGGAAAGGGTTTATAAACAAGTCACATGGCTTTGATAAGAAGGACCTCCGCTCTAAGGCTTTGACTCAAATCATCTGTAGGGATCAACAAATAAATTTTCCAGATGTTATTGACTATTTAAGTAGTAACTCTAAAACCAAGATGGCTATGCCTAATTTGATATCACAGTTGAATTTGTATCCAGACACTCATAATTTGATAAGAGTGAATTGTAAATTTAATGAGAAGCGCAGTGTAACCAACCAAACTTATCCTATTCTTTTATCAAGAGAGAGTACTCTAACAAAACTTATTATATTGGATGAACATTTACTTTTGAAACATGCTGGTTGCTATGCCCTTTTGACAGAACTACGTAGGAAATTCTGGATACCAAAATTCTTCTCAACAGTTAAAAGGATTCTGAAGGAATGTGTTGTATGCCGGAGATATAACCAAAGACCTGTCAAACTTAATCAATCAGCCTATAGGGAATTTAGATTGAGTCCATCTGATAAACCTTTTGGTAATGTATACCTTGATTATTGTGGTCCATTTTATGTGAGACAAGGGAAAGATAAAGTCAAGGTTTGGATCCTTGTTATTTCATGCATGTTCAAACGAGCAGTTAATCTTAAGATCTGTATGGATATGACAGTTGAAGAGTTTTTGCGTGCTTTGTCACTGCATTCTTTCGAATATGGAGTCCCTCAGTTTATAGTAAGTGATTTGGGTACGCAAATAGTGGCAGGAGCCAATATTGTTCAGGATTTCCTGAAGGATGCCGAGACTGTTCAGTATTTAACTGATAATAATGTTGAGAAAGTCCATTTTCAACAGTACTATAAGGGCTGCAGTCAGCTTGGAGGATTGGTTGAGAGCGTAGTCAAAATGACCAAGCATATGATACGGAAGTCAATCAGAAATAATGTCATTGAATTTAGGGATTTTGAATATCTTGTTTGTCATGCTGTACATTTGATCAATAGAAGGCCGATTGCATTTAAAGAAGCATTAAGAGATTGTTCCAATAATGTACCAACCCCTATAACGCCAGAGGAACTTATTCATGGATATTCATTGGTCTCTTTGAATATTATTCCCGCATTACAAGCTGACCCTGATTCTGATGAGGATTTTCAGGTTGCCTTTGATGTTGTacataaaattaaaacatcttATGAGAAGCTGAAACAAATTAGAACTAACTTGCTGGAAATCTATCATCGGGAATTCATGAACACACTAATTAAACAAGCTACTGATAAGAAGGATAGATATGCTCCTGTAAACCATAAACAAATCAGTATCGGCGATATTGTGCTGATTAAGGATGATGGATATAAACCTGTTAATTATCCTATGGGAATTGTCAAAAaagttttcaagaatatcaacGGAGAGGTAACTGCTGCGAAAGTTCTGAAGGGTAAAACCAATGAAATCACTAAAAGGCATTTTACTTCTTTAATACCACTCTTAAGGAAGGAGTCTGATGAGGATGCCGTAgcatcagatgatgatgatgaggatgctgtagcatcgaaagaagagattccaggcatggacgtttctagAAAACGTCCACAGAGAAAAGCTGCTGAGATATCACGGCAAAAATTCAAAACCATTCTAAACGATGATATTTcagactaatattttttttctttatttgatcaaatttacatttgatcaaatttacataattcttaTGTAATTTTGATTTCTTCCCCGGGAGTGTTgaaaaataacaaagttattttttgttttctgtttctttttataatatggtaatttggtaaTTTTGTaaaggattgtttttattttaactttcatttttagtatttaaatatttttggtttacataaaatgatgacaattccttaataacctgttaaaacttaagatggttggggtcgttgaagagacttgctgctcgttatacatttcttacagaaaggagaagtggacggctttccatgaaaatatagttagttcttagccatcttcaccagtgacaacattggatttgctggcctctttatcgtcatggtgaaaaaataagtgatttgTACCATGGATCCGCAGCTTACGTTGCCTTCTTCTTGGAAGCCTCATCAAGAGCCAACACAGAAATTGTGATTTGTTTAATTTACGAACAGCATACACGGACTgtatgggttgtgaggtacgtcatcattttaaaggtcatttaaaatttgtgatttataattcatagttcatttgataatgaaagtcccttgctttgctttttagcccccacaaataaaAATACCCTTGGgtaatattcatatcatttacaattttcatgaaattgccatattataatttcccTGTCATAATTGAGAGATTCATTTATCTTCAGTTACTTTGAGCTGGTTAGATAATTTAAATTTTGTATCTTATTTTGGTATTCTATCATTTTTGCCACTTTTACGTTAAttagtagtttatttacattagttgtttttactacttaggtggttattcgttcggccttactgtcaatttggctcgttgtatactagtgatatactcaatacgcaaagtggaccattgcctttaggtaattattatttgataatgttaagtgaaatccattattgatacaatatatatatttgaatggcattcctgtgttttaagtaatttattagtTATTTCGATAGTTTAAATTACCATTTGAAGTGTAATTTATATTagttatttcatatttatctaggggttcttgaaaatggtaattggaagttggagatgcttgaccatcgctttgacctccatttaaggcgatcatcttcgacagcagcaacaacagcattggttttaatttgagcagcaatacatgaaaccaTTTTATTAATTCTTGTTCAATTTCCTAGttgttcataattttatgaaggttgaattaaaataagaaaattgctcattgtattaattttccaattacgttgtaaagtttttcaagagtgtgtatatatatacacacacatgtgtatatatatatatatattatatatatatatatatatatatatatatatatatatatatatatatatatatatattataaatatacatacatatatatatatatatatatatattcttatacggtatgtaattatacacacacacacatacatccacacacacacacacacacacacatatatatatatatatatatatatatatatacataaatatatatacataaatatatatacataaatatatatacatacatatatatatatatatatatatatatatatatatatatatatatatatacatacatacatatgcatcgTTCATACAATCATTTATACCTATTTCCCAATTgcgaaaaataaatatgtaaattctaGAGAAATGAAGTCTTGCTAAAAATATAGGATTTTGGTCTTTTGGGACACTGAATCcaattctaaataataaaaaatgtataaaaagaaagCAAATTGAATATTCTGCAAATTCAaatgtttctttattatatttcgCTAAATTTTTATTCCGAATTATATTGGTAATATGACTCACCCTTCCAGTCTCTGACGAAAATCGTTCcagatatacaaatagatataattATCTTCTGAAAAATCATTACAATTCTCTAACGTAATGATCAAATTACGATAAAAATACCAAGCAATAAATCCTAGCTTATGTAATTGATTCTTGAATAtggaaaaattataattgaaatactattttcttcatatttcttttttttttttttttttgaacgcagTTTTCCACAGTAATGATAAAGGACACATTATAATACCATATTGTTATTTCAGAATatctaatgtcttttttttttttttcttgccttaaTGGAATTTTATATGATTAGGTATTTCATTTTACAATTAGattaaatttctatttcaaaatatttctggtAAAAGTTTTGCTCTTCCTTTTTTTAGAATGccttaatttatttgtaattaataaTTAAGTTCTGTAATATTAAACTTCCCTTTCTTTTTGTAATTAAGGAATATGTTTTATGTTGCTATTGAATAAAGGAATTTTGAAATCATGTTGAAATATTCTTAAGCTAAAGAGAAACTTTCTAACATTCATAAAATATCTGTCTGAACAGAAATAAATAATTGTTGCTCTTCCAATAAGATCTAGGAAAATCCTATAATTATATACCTTTATAATAAGTTCGATAATTAGTTACCTTTTTGAAAAGATCGATAATAAATATTTGCCTTTTGATAAGTTCCATATTTAGTTACTTTTTTGATAAGTTCAATAGTTAGTTAAAATTTTCATATGTTCGATAATTGATGAGTTCAATTATTAGTTACGTTTTTGGTAAAGTGGATAATTAGTTACCATTTTGGTAAGTTCGATAATTAGCTACGTGTTTGATAAGTTCGATaattaataatctttttgataagtTTAATAATTAGTTACCTTTTTTATATGTTTGATAATTAGTTACCTATTTTATAAGTTCGATATTTAGTTGCATTTTTGATAAGTTGGGTAATTAGTTACCATTTTGATAAGTTCCATAATTAGTTACATTTTTGATAAGGTCGATAATAAGTAATATTTCTGATAAGTTCGATAATTAGTTACCTTCTTGATAGGTTCGATAATTAGTTCCATATTTTATAAGTTCGATAATTAGTTGCATTTTTATAACTTCAATAATTAGTTACCTTTTCGATAAGTTGGGTAATTAGTTGGCTTATTGATAAGTTCGGACCCAgtgaatatattaaaatttttcccATGCAATGAGGCCACAGTAATTGATTTACATTTTGCCTCTAACGAAGCTTCCGAACATTTTGTATCAGGAAACAGAATATTCTATTATGACATCGCTCGTCCTCTGCTCTAGAAAATTCCCTCTTGAAATTTGACGTACAAATCCTGTCCCTAAATTTAGAAATTCCTGGTCTGATAATTCTCTGCCTTTAACCCTTTCGCTCctgggaagttaaaaaaaaaacgtcgTTTAATTAGATCTATTGATAATTTTCGTTCTCTAGTTTTTTATGCCCATTTCTTAAAGAATATTGTATTTGGAGGTTTAGTTGGTGTTTGAGTTAGAGTTGGAGTTGGCGTTAGAATTGAATTtggagtttgagtttgagttggaGTTGGAATTACAGTTGAAGTTAAAGTTGGATTTGGGTTAGAGATGGAGTTGGTATTAGAGTTAGATTTAGAGCTGGAGTTGGGGTTAGAGATGATGTTGGTGTTAGAGTTAGAGTTAAAGTTGGATTGGGGTTAGAGATGAAGTTGGTGTTAGAGTTAGAGTTAGAGTTAGAGTTAGAGTTTGATTGGGGTTAGAGGTGAAGTTGGTGTTAGAGTTAGATTGGGGTTAGAGATGAAGTTGTTGTTAGAGTTGGATTGGGGTTAGAGATGAAGTTGGTGTTAGAGTTAGAGTCAGAGTTAGAGTTAGAGTTGGATTGGGGTTAGAGATGAAGTTGGTGTTAGAGTTAGAGTTAGAGTTAGATTGGGGTTAGAGATGAAGTTGGTGTTAGAGTTAGAGTTAGAGTTGGAGTTAGAGTTAGAGTTAGAGTTGGATTGGGGTTAGAGATGAAGTTGGTGTTAGAGTTAGAGTTAGAGTTAGAGTTAGATTGGGGTTAGAGATGAAGTTCTTGTTAGAGTTAGAGTTAGAGTTGGATTGGGGTTAGAGATGAAGTTGGTGTTAGAGTTAGAGTTGGAGTTGGGGTTAGAGATGAAGTTGGTGTTAGAGTTAGAGTTAGAATTGCATTGGGGTTAGAGATGAAGTTGGTGTTAGAGTTAGAGTTAGAGTTGAATTGGGTTAGAGTTGAATTGGGTTAGAGATGAAGTTGGTGTTAGAGTTAAAAATAGAGTTGGAGTTGGAGTTAGAGTTAGATATGGATTTGGAGTTATAGTTGGAGTTGGAGTTACAGTTGCAGTCGGTTTTAGCATTCAACTTAGATTTGTAGTtagagttggagttggagttggatTGTGGTTttgagttggagttggagttggagttggtGTTAAAGTTAGCGATGGATTTTGAGTTGGAGTTAGAGTTAGGGTTGAGTTGTAGTTAGTGTTTTAGTTAATGTTGGAGTTAAGTTACAATTGTAATTGGAGTTGAAGTTGGAGTTTCAGTTGGAATTGGTGTTAGAGTTAAAGTTAGGTGTTATGGTTGGAGTTAAAATTGGACTTAGAGTTGGTGTTGGAGTTGAAATTAGACTtagagttggagttggagttgaAGGTTGATAAAATCATGGATTTGTAAAAGCATATACATCTATCACGTCTATGCCATCAAACTGATACAAGGATAATGTATGTATCGAATTTATGCAAATTGATAGCATCATATAGTTTTCTCTTCCACAATTTCCTCCCACCTTCATTATCAAAAGCTATAATCCTTTTGGCtgtattttttttctgtgaaatataACCTTGCTAATTAACTtggtttctttcacaatatcaaaCCGGGGATCATTGACTCATTAGTAATTTCAGGAAAATCAAACAAAAGACATTtaatttagctgttttttttttttataatcaaaagctttttatttatttgattattcttTTCCACAAGATAAAACTACCAAAATTAATTTAATTGTTGCTCGTAGTAGAAGAGAATCAATGTTAATTGTATCTGATCTGGTTAATTAACccttctgagcggggataccttgacgtggtgaaagggttttgtgtatggccatgatcagcaaagctgtactagaaagGGGTCACCCATTCTAGGTTGTTGTGCtcagagcgatcagacaaaagattcccaccatcaccaatccacagtgaccaaaatccagacatgaataaggatatgtcttggTCCTTTATCCTGCAGTTCAcgagaaacggctgatgatgatgatgataatgataataataatgatgataataataataataataatagtagtagtagtagtagtattagtagtagtagtagtagtagtagtagtagtagtaataataataataataataatattattagtagtagtagtagtagtagtagtagtagtagtagtagtaataataataataataataataacaaaccgaGGCCTCATGATATTGCTATATCATAATGACCTGTTTCTTTCTCAACTCCTTTTTCTCTTTAAATTCGACCAAATGATGCATAATGCATTGATAAGGACCAAACAACACAAAATTtctatatattgcaatatactctTGGGACACTTCGTATGTCAGCAATACGATGGGAGAGGAGGACTTTGGTGAAgttagcttcatcatcatcatcatcatcatctcctacgcctattaacgcaaaggtcctcggttagatttcatcagtcgtctctatcatgagcttttaaatcaatgcatctccactcatcatcatctattttacgcttcatagtactcagccatg
Protein-coding regions in this window:
- the LOC137619921 gene encoding uncharacterized protein, whose product is MRLPSATSFDQPLQPEPQVSPQQQRLEDETTSVFAPARADSAVQLDRETTKCRVVFLSNVCEPSRSSVMTVNHNQAMYAGPSLNQKITSAMLHLRFGSKLLIFDIKKAFNQIALSELDQQKLLFLWYKNVKKGDFSIVAYKNVRLPFGLRCSPTILMLALFKILVLDSKNDNPRLRNAKWIMYQLFYMDNGGFTCESSETLNWIHEILQGIFDPYKFELQQMFSNDSTLQDKIDGENMQSDVGCKKSEMEVKLLGMIWNRGSDTISTRKLCLDEKANTKREILRSIASNYDVFNINGPLLNRARLFMQDLQCERTLGWDTQLRDFQQKEWKNIANQVNSAPVFELQRCVGERTDEYKLEAYVDASKRVYGVVVYLCNIRSGERSFVLAKNRLIGSKLHEKSIPSLELQAICLGTEV
- the LOC137620164 gene encoding uncharacterized protein, with protein sequence MQKRSVFVMNKLNHIIKLCEGRSVGFSFVSGMDNPADKITRCLSFRSLMKSNYHKGPNIRDLDQASRSDILGFKVPMVENLEPIEAYTASTRIKESQTVKLEHLIPLDRYSNMNTLISIHAKVLECWDRWKGFINKSHGFDKKDLRSKALTQIICRDQQINFPDVIDYLSSNSKTKMAMPNLISQLNLYPDTHNLIRVNCKFNEKRSVTNQTYPILLSRESTLTKLIILDEHLLLKHAGCYALLTELRRKFWIPKFFSTVKRILKECVVCRRYNQRPVKLNQSAYREFRLSPSDKPFGNVYLDYCGPFYVRQGKDKVKVWILVISCMFKRAVNLKICMDMTVEEFLRALSLHSFEYGVPQFIVSDLGTQIVAGANIVQDFLKDAETVQYLTDNNVEKVHFQQYYKGCSQLGGLVESVVKMTKHMIRKSIRNNVIEFRDFEYLVCHAVHLINRRPIAFKEALRDCSNNVPTPITPEELIHGYSLVSLNIIPALQADPDSDEDFQVAFDVVHKIKTSYEKLKQIRTNLLEIYHREFMNTLIKQATDKKDRYAPVNHKQISIGDIVLIKDDGYKPVNYPMGIVKKVFKNINGEVTAAKVLKGKTNEITKRHFTSLIPLLRKESDEDAVASDDDDEDAVASKEEIPGMDVSRKRPQRKAAEISRQKFKTILNDDISD